The genomic interval AAAACCCAGGAAAAGTAGTTGCCGATTTAATAGAATATACACTTGAAAAATTAATTGAGTAGATGACAAACCTTACAATTGGCGGAGTTCCAGAGCATTTTAATTATCCTTGGTATTTAACCTTAAAAAATAAAGAATACAAAAAACACAACATCAATCTACGTTGGCAAGATTTCCCTGGCGGAACAGGTGCCATGTGTAAAGCTTTACGTGCTGGTGATGTAGATATTGCTATTGTTTTAACCGAAGGAATTATTAAAGATATTGCAGACGGAAACCCTTCTAAAATTGTACAGACATTTGTAAAATCTCCATTAATTTGGGGAATTCATGTAGGCTCAAAATCATCTTTTAAAAACATTGAAGATTTAGAGCACGCAACCATTGCCATTAGTCGTTTTGGTTCAGGTTCGCATTTAATGGCTATTGTAAATGCTCACAACCAAGGTTGGGATATAGCCAATTTAAAGTTTAAAGTAATAGGTAATTTACAAGGCGGAATTGATGCTTTAACCAACGGAGAAGCAGACTATTTTATGTGGGAACATTTTACCACAAAACCTTTAGTAGACAATGGTACTTTTAGATTAATTGACGATTGCCCTACTCCTTGGCCTTGTTTTGTAATTGCAGTTAGAGATGAAGTTTTAGAAAATAATTTTGAAGAAGTTAAAAAAGTTTTAGACATTATTAATGGCAAAACAAAAGACTTTAAAAAAATTGATGCTATTGATAAAATTCTGGCAGCAAGGTACGAGCAGCAATTAGAAGACATCCAGCAATGGTTAAAAATTACCGAATGGAATGACGGAAAACCTATTTCTAAAAATAAAATTACACGCATACAAAATAAAATGGTTCAGTTTAACGTTATTGAAGAGAAGAAAAATTCGAGCAATTTCATAAAAAATATGTACATTTAGCACGAAAAACCATTATCTATGAAAAAAGTAGTATTTATTGCAGTTTGTATTTTAGGAATCCTTTGTTTTTCTTCTTGTAGAAGTACCTCAAAATCTTGCGGTTTAGCAGATAACACCACAACTATTCAAACAACCTTAAAGCAAGTAGATTTAACTTAAAATCTAATTGTTTCTTAATTTCAAATTCAATGAATCCGCGTTTACTGCGGATTTTTTTTGCTCTAAACCGCTATACCTCTTAATAGTAAGCTAACTATTCGTAAACTTTTTCATAAAGTTTATCTTACCTTTTTTTCATTTTTATTTTACGTTTACAATACATTCTCTTTTTATGTTTGAAAGAACTTAGAAACAAGATAATTGTTTACATATATTTAGAAAATCATTTTCTTCATAAACTTGTTTACTCAAGAAACAATTCTTTTTCTTTTTATGAAACAAAATGAAAAAACAAAAAAAAAGAAAGTTAGATTATGTTGTAATTTCAGACGTACATTTAGGTACTTATGGTTGTAGAGCTAAAGAATTATTAAATTACTTAAAAACAATTCAGCCAAAAGTATTAATACTAAACGGTGACATTATAGACATCTGGCAATTTAACAAACGTTACTTTCCTAAGTCTCATATGAATGTAATTAAACATATTACTTCCCTCCTTTCTAAAGGAACAACCATTTATTACATTACTGGAAACCATGATGAAATGCTTCGAAAATTTAAAGGTTTTCAACTAGGAAACTTTAAAATTTTAAACAAAGTCGTTTTAAATATTGATGATAAAAAAGCATGGATTTTTCATGGAGATGTTTTTGATATCACCATGAAACATTCTAAATGGTTAGCAAAATTAGGCGGAAAAGGATACGATTTTCTAATTCTAATAAACACCTTTATAAATTGGATTAGTAAACTCTTTGGTTACGGAAAACTATCACTTTCTAAAAAGATAAAAAACAGTGTAAAAAGCGCCGTTAAGTTTATTGACAATTTTGAAAAAACGGCTTCAGACATTGCTATTGAAAATGAGTATAACTATGTAATATGCGGACATATTCATCAACCAGAAATTAGAGAAATTGAAAACCAAAAAGGAAAAACTACCTACCTAAACTCTGGTGATTGGATCGAAAATTTAACGGCTTTAGAATACAAAAATCGAAAATGGAGTTTATATGAATACACAAATGATGAAATAGCTCAAAACACTGAAAAGAAACTTAGTAAAAATGAGCTAAAGAATGCAAATAAAGAAGAAAAGAACAATTTTCTTTTTGAAGAATTACTGAAAGAATTTGATATTCAAAAACCCTTAAAATAATTAATTATGAAAATATTATATGCAATTCAGGGTACAGGAAACGGCCATATCACAAGAGCTAAAGAAATTATACCAATTCTTCAAGAGAAAGGAGATTTGGATATTTTAGTTAGTGGAAATGAGAATAATTTAGATATTGGTTTCGATATAAAATATAAACTTCATGGCTTAAATTTTACTTTCGGGAAAAAAGGAGGTATTGACTTTTGGGAAAGCTACAAAAAAATGAAATTGTCTCGTTTTTATAATGAAATTAAAAACTTCCCCATAAAAAAGTACGACTTAATAGTAAACGATTTTGAGCCTGTTTCTGCTTGGGCCGCAAAGCTAAATAACATAAGCATTGTATCTTTAAGCCACCAAAATGCGGTTTTAGATATTGCTTCTCCAAAATATGGAAAACACAAAATAGAAAAACTAATTTTAAAGCACTACGCACCTGCAAGTCTTCGGTTTGGTTTTCATTTTAAACCTTATAGTTCTGCTACTTTTACACCGATTATAAGAAAAAGTATTCGAGCTAAAAAAATAAGCAACAAAGGGCATATAACAGTTTATTTACCATCTTATAATGTGGCTAAAATTGTAGCCGTCTTGTCTAAAATACCTATTATAAAATGGCATATTTTTTCTAAAGAAAATAAACGTTTAATCTTTAAAAAGAACATTACCATTTACCCAATTAACGAATTCGATTTTATAAAAAGTATGGCTTCTTCTGCAGGAGTTCTTTGTGGAGCAGGTTTCGAAACACCTTCTGAAGCTTTATTTTTAAAGAAAAAGTTAATGGTAATTCCTATGAAAAATCAATATGAACAACAATGTAATGCTTTAGCTCTAAAAAAAATGGGGGTTTCTGTATTGAAAAAATTAAATAGAAAACAAGTTCTTAAAATAGCCAAATGGATTCAGAGTGATATTTTTATCCCAGTAGATTACCCAGATACTACAGAAGATATTTTAGATGCTATTTTATTACCTTATGAAAATCAAACCGCTTTCCCTACCATTCTATCGTAGGTTTATCTAAGTTCTTTAAAACCTCATTAGTTTTAGAGAAATGTTTGCTTCCAAACCAACCTCGCCAAGCGCCTAAAGGAGACGGATGCGGAGCGGTAAATACAGTATGTTTTTCTAAATTTATTAATTTCGTTTTACTTTCTGCAAATTTACCCCAAAGTAAAAAAACAATGCTTTCTTTTTCTTCAGAAATGCTTTTAATTACAGCATCGGTAAAGTCTTCCCATCCTTTTTTTTGATGACTTCCGGCTTCATGAGCTCTTACCGTTAAAGTCGCATTTAATAATAAAACACCTTGTTTTGCCCATTTTTCTAGATTCCCACTTTGTGGAATTTCTTGATCTAAATCTGTTGCAATTTCTTTAAAAATATTTTTTAATGAAGGTGGCTGTTTCATTCCGTCTTTTACAGAAAAACACAATCCGTTTGCCTGTCCTTCATCATGATAAGGGTCTTGACCAATAATTACCACTTTTAAATCATCTAAAGAACAAAAGTTAAACGCAGCAAAAATGTCTTCTTGCTTCGGAAAACATTGGTAATTTTCATATTCTGATGTTACAAAATTTGTTAATTCTTCAAAATAAGGTTTATCAAACTCTGATTGTAAAAGAAGTTGCCAACTTCTGGTAAGTATTGTATTCATAACAACAAAAATACTTCTTTTATTAGAATAAACTAAATAGACGCTTCCTTTAACCAAACCATTGTTTACTCTAATGTACCATCAGAAACAACTTAAAAACTCTTAGCTTTATACGTCTTTTAACTATTAAAAAACAATGTTTTACCTCTTTACTCCGCTAAAAACAAGCCCTAACTTTGAAAAAAAATCAACTTTATGAAACTAAAACTACTTTCTCTAACTTTTTTATTTATTTCTAGCACGGTTTTCTGCCAAATTGTAAATATCCCAGATACTGAATTTAAACAAGCACTTCTAAACTACTCACCAAGTATAGATACTAATAATGATAATGAAATACAGGTATCCGAAGCCGCTGCTGTTACTGAATTAATTATTTCTGGCTATCAAGGTTTTGAAATTATGGGATTTTTGGAAGGCAGTCTTTCAGATTTTACAGGAATAGAAGCTTTTGTTAATTTAACCTCTTTAACTTGTAGTAATAATGATTTAACGAGTTTAGACCTATCTGCATTATCTAATCTAACATATTTAGATTGTGCTTCAAATATTAATTATAATGATTTTAGTGGAATGGCCATAGGTATTTCAACAATTATACTTCCAAATTCAGGAACATTAACAACATTAAATACTTCTTACAATAACTTATCTACTTTAGATCTTTCTAATCAAACAGCATTAACATCTGTAATCACAAATAATAATGTATTAACAAATTTAAACATAACAAATACGCCTTTATTAGAAAGTTTAAAATGTGAATATAATCAGCTTACATCATTAAACACCTCATCTTCTTTAGCCTTAACAAACCTAGAATGTTTTCAAAATCAGATTACTAGCTTAGATGCTACAAACAACACCTCCCTTATCACCTTAAAAAGTTATAACAATAACTTAACTAGTTTAACACTACCTTCTTCTAATACATTAACTCATTTACATTCTTGGAGTAATAGTATTACTACTTTAAATGCTTCTATCGCCACAGGTCTAATAGATATCTCTGTATATTCTAATACTTTAACTAATTTATCAGTACCTGCTAGTACTACTTTAACAAAACTTTCATGTAATCAAAATAACTTAACAACTTTAGATGCTTCCATGTCTACAGGCTTAGTTACTTTAAACGCCTCTAATAACGCATTAACAAGTTTAACTTTACCAGTATCATCGTCTTTAAAAACTTTAAACTGCAGCAATAATCAATTAGCAACTTTAGATACCTCCGTATCAACTGGACTAACCTCTATAAATGCTGCCAATAATTTATTAACAAGTTTAACCTTACCTTCTACAGCTACTTTAGTAACATTAATATGTAGCAATAACCAATTAACAACGTTAGACACAAGTTTAAATACAGGGTTAATTACTATAATTTGTAGTGATAACGCTATCAATTCTTTAGACGTAAGCTTAAATACAAGCTTGTCTAACCTTTCATGTAGTAACAATAACTTAACAACGATAAATACATTATCTAACACTTCTTTGTCTACACTTGGTTGTAATGGAAATCAAATAACAAGTTTAGACACTACAACAAGTACAACATTAAATAACCTATATTGTACAGGTAACCTTTTAACAGATTTAGATTTATCAAGTTTTACAAATTTAAATGCTTTACACTGTAACTCTAATCCTAATTTAAGCAGCTTAAATCTTAAAAATGGAAATACATCTAGCATTTCTGGTAATAATTTAGTCGCAAATAACAATCCAAATTTATTCTCTATTTGCGTTGATGATGCCACCGTTGCTGCAGGAATCTATGCAAACATAGATTCGCAAACCAACTTTACAGAATATTGTTCTTTTGTGCCTGTAAATTCTAATACAATAACTGGTACAGTTTCTTTTGATTTTAATAATGATGGTTGCGATGCTGCAGATACAAAATCTGTAAATACTAGAATTAATAGTACAAGTACCAATGTTAGTGCGGCGGCTTTTAGTGATGCAGATGGCACCTACACAATTTATATTAATGACACTTCTGTAACAACTGAATTAATACCAAACTTCCCTTCATATTTTACAGCAACTCCAACTACACAAACCACTAATTTTACGGGGTCGGGTAACACAGAAACTATCGATTTTTGTATTACAGCAAATACTCAAATAGACGATGTAGAAATATATTCTTTTACAACATCGGAATCTAGACCTGGTTTCGATACACAGTTAAGAATATTCTATAAAAATAATGGTTCTACAATTATTCCATTCGGAACGGTTACTTTAAATTTTAATGAAAATCAAGAATTATTTAATAATGCGAGTACCACACCAGACACTCAAACAAGTAATTCTTTAACTTGGAACTATACAAACCTTCTTCCTTTTCAAGAAAGTTATATTGATGTTCATTTTACCATAAATACACCTACAGATCCTATAAATCCGGTAAATGGAGGAGATACAATTACCTACACCACTTCTATTACACCTTTAACAGGTGATGCAACACCTACAGATAACACCCATGTTTTTTCTGATATTATTGTAAATGCTTACGACCCCAATGATGTGGTTTGTTTTGAAGGTGATAAAATTAGCACCACACAAGTACCAAATGATTTAACGTATAGAGTTCGTTTTCAGAATACGGGTACAGCATCAGCAATAAACATTGTAGTAAAAGACATTATTGATGTAGATTTAGACATGGCTACTTTTCAGCCAATTGCAGCTAGTCATTCTTACAGAACTGCTATTACCAACACAAATAAAGTAGAATTTATTTTTGAAAACATACAATTGGCAGATAGTACTAGTAATGAACCTGCTAGTCATGGTTGGTTATTTTATAAAATAAAACCTAAAAGCACCTCAGTTATTGGTGATACTTTTAATACGACTGCGAATATTTATTTCGACTATAATGCACCTGTAATAACAAATACTTACAACACTGCAGTTTCTTTAGAAACTACGATTCCTGATAACAATTTTGAAATGGCATTAATAAATGCAGGTTTAGATAAAGGAACTCCAGATAACAAAGTGTTTACAGACAATATAAATACTATATCTAATTTAGATGTTTCTAGTAAAAATATTTCAGACTTAACGGGTATAGACGATTTTACAGCCTTAACTAATTTAAATGTTAGCCATAATCAACTTACATATTTAGATGTAAGTGCGCACACTTTATTAACCTCTTTAGACATGCAGTCTAATGCACTACATTCTTTAAATGTAAAAAACGGTAACAATACTCTTTTTACACTCTTTAATGCGATTAACAATCCAAGTCTAACTTGTATAGAAGTTGATAACGCTACCTGGAGTGCAAACAATTGGACAAACATTGATACAACATCAAACTTTGTGAATAATCAGGCTGAATGTACTGCATTAAGTACTAATGCATATAATACACTAGAGTTTTCTTTATACCCAAACCCGACTAACGGAAAAATGAATATTACCACTTTAGAGAGGTCTGAATTATTCATTTACTCTATTACCGGAAAAGAAATTAAAAAAAGAGACGTAAACATCGGTAAGAATATAATTTCTAATTTAAATTTATCAAAAGGGATTTACTTCTTTAAACTGGTTAGCAAAGAAAAATCATCTACTAAAAAAGTGATTGTAAATTAATCACTCTCTAAAACATCCTTGAAAAAGAGAAATTAGATTTTCAATATTAAAACTCCATATTCTTTAAAAAATCATATGGAGTTTTTCTTTCCTTTAATGAAAACCAACTTATCTTAAATAAGGTTATCATTTATACAAATAACACCTTGTAAAAGGCTTAAAAATAAATACTTTGATACATCTCTAGTCATGTAATCGAATTATTTACTAAAGTAATTGGTAGAAATACCAGATTAAAAAACTATAAAAATGTATCCAAAACTATTAGAATATCAAAACATTACTATTTATACGTATGCAATTTGTATTGTTTTTGGTACACTATTAGCCATTTTATATACAAAATGGCAAACTAAGAAAAGACTAAATCTCGTTTTACCAAACATCTTTTTTTATTTAATCTTTATTACTGGTTATATGGGTGGAAAATTATTTTTATTCTTTGAAAGACCTATTTATTACATACAAAACCCCAAAAATATTTTTAATATTTTTTCTGGTGGATTTGTTTTTTATGGTTCCTTTATCTGCATAATAATATTTACTT from Polaribacter sejongensis carries:
- a CDS encoding uracil-DNA glycosylase; its protein translation is MNTILTRSWQLLLQSEFDKPYFEELTNFVTSEYENYQCFPKQEDIFAAFNFCSLDDLKVVIIGQDPYHDEGQANGLCFSVKDGMKQPPSLKNIFKEIATDLDQEIPQSGNLEKWAKQGVLLLNATLTVRAHEAGSHQKKGWEDFTDAVIKSISEEKESIVFLLWGKFAESKTKLINLEKHTVFTAPHPSPLGAWRGWFGSKHFSKTNEVLKNLDKPTIEW
- a CDS encoding substrate-binding domain-containing protein, encoding MTNLTIGGVPEHFNYPWYLTLKNKEYKKHNINLRWQDFPGGTGAMCKALRAGDVDIAIVLTEGIIKDIADGNPSKIVQTFVKSPLIWGIHVGSKSSFKNIEDLEHATIAISRFGSGSHLMAIVNAHNQGWDIANLKFKVIGNLQGGIDALTNGEADYFMWEHFTTKPLVDNGTFRLIDDCPTPWPCFVIAVRDEVLENNFEEVKKVLDIINGKTKDFKKIDAIDKILAARYEQQLEDIQQWLKITEWNDGKPISKNKITRIQNKMVQFNVIEEKKNSSNFIKNMYI
- a CDS encoding glycosyltransferase family protein; protein product: MKILYAIQGTGNGHITRAKEIIPILQEKGDLDILVSGNENNLDIGFDIKYKLHGLNFTFGKKGGIDFWESYKKMKLSRFYNEIKNFPIKKYDLIVNDFEPVSAWAAKLNNISIVSLSHQNAVLDIASPKYGKHKIEKLILKHYAPASLRFGFHFKPYSSATFTPIIRKSIRAKKISNKGHITVYLPSYNVAKIVAVLSKIPIIKWHIFSKENKRLIFKKNITIYPINEFDFIKSMASSAGVLCGAGFETPSEALFLKKKLMVIPMKNQYEQQCNALALKKMGVSVLKKLNRKQVLKIAKWIQSDIFIPVDYPDTTEDILDAILLPYENQTAFPTILS
- a CDS encoding DUF7619 domain-containing protein → MKLKLLSLTFLFISSTVFCQIVNIPDTEFKQALLNYSPSIDTNNDNEIQVSEAAAVTELIISGYQGFEIMGFLEGSLSDFTGIEAFVNLTSLTCSNNDLTSLDLSALSNLTYLDCASNINYNDFSGMAIGISTIILPNSGTLTTLNTSYNNLSTLDLSNQTALTSVITNNNVLTNLNITNTPLLESLKCEYNQLTSLNTSSSLALTNLECFQNQITSLDATNNTSLITLKSYNNNLTSLTLPSSNTLTHLHSWSNSITTLNASIATGLIDISVYSNTLTNLSVPASTTLTKLSCNQNNLTTLDASMSTGLVTLNASNNALTSLTLPVSSSLKTLNCSNNQLATLDTSVSTGLTSINAANNLLTSLTLPSTATLVTLICSNNQLTTLDTSLNTGLITIICSDNAINSLDVSLNTSLSNLSCSNNNLTTINTLSNTSLSTLGCNGNQITSLDTTTSTTLNNLYCTGNLLTDLDLSSFTNLNALHCNSNPNLSSLNLKNGNTSSISGNNLVANNNPNLFSICVDDATVAAGIYANIDSQTNFTEYCSFVPVNSNTITGTVSFDFNNDGCDAADTKSVNTRINSTSTNVSAAAFSDADGTYTIYINDTSVTTELIPNFPSYFTATPTTQTTNFTGSGNTETIDFCITANTQIDDVEIYSFTTSESRPGFDTQLRIFYKNNGSTIIPFGTVTLNFNENQELFNNASTTPDTQTSNSLTWNYTNLLPFQESYIDVHFTINTPTDPINPVNGGDTITYTTSITPLTGDATPTDNTHVFSDIIVNAYDPNDVVCFEGDKISTTQVPNDLTYRVRFQNTGTASAINIVVKDIIDVDLDMATFQPIAASHSYRTAITNTNKVEFIFENIQLADSTSNEPASHGWLFYKIKPKSTSVIGDTFNTTANIYFDYNAPVITNTYNTAVSLETTIPDNNFEMALINAGLDKGTPDNKVFTDNINTISNLDVSSKNISDLTGIDDFTALTNLNVSHNQLTYLDVSAHTLLTSLDMQSNALHSLNVKNGNNTLFTLFNAINNPSLTCIEVDNATWSANNWTNIDTTSNFVNNQAECTALSTNAYNTLEFSLYPNPTNGKMNITTLERSELFIYSITGKEIKKRDVNIGKNIISNLNLSKGIYFFKLVSKEKSSTKKVIVN
- a CDS encoding UDP-2,3-diacylglucosamine diphosphatase, whose protein sequence is MKKQKKRKLDYVVISDVHLGTYGCRAKELLNYLKTIQPKVLILNGDIIDIWQFNKRYFPKSHMNVIKHITSLLSKGTTIYYITGNHDEMLRKFKGFQLGNFKILNKVVLNIDDKKAWIFHGDVFDITMKHSKWLAKLGGKGYDFLILINTFINWISKLFGYGKLSLSKKIKNSVKSAVKFIDNFEKTASDIAIENEYNYVICGHIHQPEIREIENQKGKTTYLNSGDWIENLTALEYKNRKWSLYEYTNDEIAQNTEKKLSKNELKNANKEEKNNFLFEELLKEFDIQKPLK